The genomic DNA AAGACCGAGTTGAATGTCTGAGATACCAAATTCAGATTCCCTATCTTGTAGCTCCGCGAAAAACCCCTATAGCGTTAGttatggggaaaaaaaaaatataactcaagtcatcatcagatgaagaagatctAAGAGATAACTAAAGCTTTATAGATGGTTACCGTCAAAAGTTTTTCTTTGTCGTGGGGGATAACAAAGGTCATGAAAGCTTTGCTTTCTTCTGTTGGCTCAACTTTCAGATGCTGCAAAATATTAATGTTCCTGGCTTAGAGGCACtagattatatatttacaaactaaacaatgctttactaattaaaaaatatatatatatatatatacatacctcCTTGAAGAATCTTTTCAATGGCTCGGATGAAGTTCCAGCACcatcatttttgttttcggGGAAGCTAACGGTAGTAATAAAACCCGTGCCAAAGCGAGATTTTAACCTGATTGAGGTTCCCATGCAGCGGAGCCTGCCTTTAGCCATGATCCCGATTCGGTCACCTAATATATCAGCTTCCTCCATAGAATGCGTCGTTAGTATAATGGCACGACCTTTCTTTGATTCTTGTATAATGTCCCACACGTGTCTCCTCGTGATAGGGTCCATTCCAGTTGTCTACAATCCACGAAAAAAAACATGACTAAGTTCatgtgtgaatatatatatatatatatatactaaacgCATTTTAAAGAGGAACGTTACAGACCGGCTCATCTAGAAAAACCAGCTTGGGATCACCAATGAGTGCTATAGCAACGCTGAGTCGACGTTTCATTCCACCACTGTAACTTCCTGCTCTAATTTTGGCTGCTCCTGTTAGCCTTACATCTGCCagtaacttctctgcaatctGTATAacgtaaacaaataaaattaaaattgaaaggaaaaaggTATGCATAAACCAAATTTCAAATCAGATTTGTAAAATGATATATAGATGCTAGTGGCAATGAAGTAACTTTTGTGTTATTCCAGTGACTTACCGATTTGATTGATGCTGGTGGCAACCCTTTGATGCTAGCAAAGAGGTGGAGGTGATCTTCACCACACAAAGCATCCCAAAGAATATCAAActgttaaagaaaaaacaaaaaaaaaaagagtgaaaacgACAGAAACCATTTTAAGCAGAatgatgatttgattgttttgtctGAGGACAATTGAGAAGGAAGAATTGAAATTAAATTGAACCTACCTGAGGACAAACTCCTATCATTTTACGAATGTTGGACATACCAACAGAGCTTCTTATGGAATTTCCATAAATAATTGCTGTTTAAGTCAACCAAAATTagattagttaatttttttccaaaatcttgcttcatcatcaagattgaaacaaaaaaaaaaggtgaacaAGCTTTTCTTACCATCGCCACCAGTAACTGGATTTATGCCAGTCAAACAACTAATAGTAGTTGTTTTCCCCGCGCCATTGGGGCCGAGAAGACAAAACAACTGATCTTTGGCAATGTTCATCCACAAACCCTGTATATTATATTTCCATGAATAATTACTTGAATAATAAATGGAACTGTTGTTGTAACACATATATGTATCTCAGGTACATGAGGTAACAGATTTGGCAAAAACCATACAATACGAGAAATGCTTCAATATTTTCCTTGTTTTCTacttattgaaaaaaaaaagataacatacCTTTACAGCATGAAAGGGTGCAGTTTTTTTGCGTTTGCAGCATCCAAGCTTTGTTGTTCCAGGATATGTCTTGGCAAGACCATGTATCTGAACTGCAATGTTGGGATCAACTACTCCACCCATTGCTTGTTGTTTAACTAAAATCTCCTCTTCAAGCACATCTTCGTCCTCTGGCGTTATATGCTCTACACGTGGAACTGAACCAATACAGCTACAAATACTCCCTtctgtaataattaaaaaaaaaaaaaaaaacattttgttaatATGTTTTTGCGTTTTCCAAACACCGTACGTACCCATAACTTTTATATCAGCGCAATAGAGAAAAGTATATACCTTTCACTTTGTTGCCATCTTTTCCAGTCCAGTAACTAAGTTTTAGAAAGTAGAAGATGGATTTCCTCACGCCGGATGCATTGGGAATAATATTGTCAAAGTAGAGAGCCAATGCAAACCAGAAAAAGAATGTCCCTACTAGCCATATGTAGATTTCATTCTGCCACAACACAAggttcaaatttaaaaacacattttggGTCGTCAGAGATTGATCATAGACAGTTAATTATCAGATATCAAATAATCTATCTAAGAAAAGGATGACATACAATTGAAATAACTTCATCCTCTTGACGTATTACTCTTTCACTCCAACTCATTCCAGAATTTCCAGGAGATGATATTGCCCCAAACAGTATATTCAGACCCTTAGAAAAGGTATTCGGTGGAAAGAATGACCAAGCCACACGGCGAGCAATCGATTGTGATTTTGTATAAGGAAAATCAAAAGCTGTTACAGACTGCAATTAGaattataataattagtaaGTAAGTCCAAGatataaagaaaccaaaaatttcaGCTACTGTGTTAGCCACAAGAGAGGCCAAACCTGTGTTATAAAACTAATCATGAACACAAGGAAACCGACAGTTGTTGCTGAAGATGATTTCCTAATGAAAGATGATAACGCGAATGCTACGCCAATCTAGCAGCACCAAAGTAAAATAGTCATGATACAGGAATTAGGAATATACTCAAGATTGAAAAGCAGAGCAGCataattagaaaaatgaaaatttttcttttaccatACTAAACTGGAAAAgcaagaagaggaggaagacaacaacaaaattgttcttcaagaaaaaatcaaactgGAACATCATTCCAAAGAGGACCAAGAAGAGTGAGGAGACAAAGGTAAGGAGTCCTTCCCATAAGAGCCACGACAACCAATATGCAGAGTCATATACACCCATCGTTGTCATTGCCTGTTCAACACAGCaaagagaataaaaataaatgatccAATAACACAATGGTAACAACAACCTCATCTATCCAAAAGAAATAGAGAGATTATTATAAAACCTCGCGAAGTTTTAGCTCTTTCTCGGTAACCAGGGAGCCAAGTTggagaacaaaaccaaacatggAGAAAGCAAGAAAGAACACTGGTCCCATAAGAGACAATCCAAACGAGTCGTCTACTTTACGACCAATCGCTGGACGCGCAAATTCCTTAAATCCAAAACCCCAACTAAACTTTGGAtctgaaaatgtataaaaaagatACTCTTATGATCCATGTTCAAAGAAGCAGCTAGCCAAATATTCATATACTAACACTGCTACAGAAATCTTCCTAAACAAAAAGATTCAGGAATGAATCTATAGTATGGTTTTTATACCTCCAATTAAAGACCTTGCGATTTCACGCTCTGCCGCGATTTGAAGAGGAACAAGGAACTCAAACGTAGGATCTTGAACACGACCACGTTTATCCTCCAAGCTAGAATTTGTTTGAACACCATAGCTAATCACTGTAGCATTCTTTTCCACAAAATGCAAAGCTCCTGCTACTTGCAACGGATGTGACATAAACCATGCATCTACCGCCTCTGGCTTTCCAAATGATTgaacctaacaaaaaaaaagagagagacataaCTAAACTATTCTTTGtaaccatgaaaaaaaaaatgaaagagatcTCTTATTTAAACTCTAACCTTATTGCTCGGGATTGGTCGTCCGGGATTGTTAGCCATAATAGCAGAGACAATGTTAGTCACTCGACGGCTCTGGTTCCCACTCCACACGAAGTCAAAGCATGGAAGTATCGCGTAAAACTTATCCTCGCACGAGGGAATCGGAAGAGAGGCTACGGCTTTGGGATCTGTGATATTTTTGTACTGAGCCGAGGCTAACTGGCTAGCCTTGGTAGATTGCTCGATACTGAAGATGAGAAGgataaagaagaaggaagagaagagatgaagaaacgTAGCTCTCTTGTTCCTCCATGAAAGCAGTAGATTCTTCTTCAACAACGCCGTCAACTGCTGACGAAACAGCGGCAAGCCTTCTCTCAGAGTCATTCTGATCagtggaagaagaacaagattggagggtttctcttttttttttaactctttgaaAAATAGataacgtttttgtttttttgacttTTGGTTATGCTAATGGAAACGCTTTATAATAACATTTAttgctagaaaacaaaaacaaaaagtaattttgttaattactcTAAAAAATAGCTGTTGTAGTTCACAAAattctttaaaagtttttattcttattttgttcaTGATTTTAATCAGTTATGGAAAACGCGTTTTTCTAAATATGtaaatacacttttaatttttattttattttccgttTTTACctattaaatttgaaatgtttCCAATTAgtatttattgtttgttgatattttttggGAAAGACGTATCTGTTTCACTCATCTATCACCAGTCCTAAGTAAGGGGTGATGTATCACTAGCTATCAGAATCCAGATTTTGTTACACTGTATTCAAccatatatgtaaaaaaaaatatacagtatatgttaATTAGGTTTTAAGGAATTTCTTTTATGATTTGATCAATTAAAGAGgtgataaccaaaaaaaaaagaaaaaaagaagagaagtaaaaggTTATGATAAAAAGTGGTGACAAGTGTGAAAAATTATCATAAGACTTAACGAAGCTTTTATCTTCTTGATCATCAATGGCGGTTCCTAGTCAAGCCAGTTTCTGTGCGCAGACGAATGCGTTACTTCTGAAAAACTTAACCTTCCAggtatgtttgtgtgtgtgtgttgtgaaCAACTTGATGGATCATCTTTCGTTTCTGTAgtgatgatctttttttttctgtgaaatTTGCACAATGATATGTTTGATGTTGttgtaaaagaaaacatatgttCTGAATCTATATAGCTCAGACTCaattattatgtgtttttttttttttgggtgcagaGGAGACACATATGGACTAATGTTAGACTCGTCCTTGTTCCACTCTTGCTTTGCTTACTTCTCCTGGGGATTCAAAAAGTGTCTGATGTTATTAAGAAAGCACAATCGAGCATGattgattgtaaaaaaaataatgatgataGTTATTGTCCCATCCCAAACCCTCCGTTGTTGCCTCCAATGTTAGAGATTCCAGTGCCTGAATTCCGTGCTGTCAGAGATGGTTTCTTCTCCTACAAAGACCTTCCTGACAAGTCTTGTAGAAAAACAGGAACCTGTCCTGTAACTATACTTCTTACTGGAACAAACCATTCCCTTGGTCAAGGTATATGCATGCTTGATCTGTCTCTGGTGTAAgacttacttt from Camelina sativa cultivar DH55 chromosome 2, Cs, whole genome shotgun sequence includes the following:
- the LOC104739099 gene encoding ABC transporter A family member 9-like, producing MTLREGLPLFRQQLTALLKKNLLLSWRNKRATFLHLFSSFFFILLIFSIEQSTKASQLASAQYKNITDPKAVASLPIPSCEDKFYAILPCFDFVWSGNQSRRVTNIVSAIMANNPGRPIPSNKVQSFGKPEAVDAWFMSHPLQVAGALHFVEKNATVISYGVQTNSSLEDKRGRVQDPTFEFLVPLQIAAEREIARSLIGDPKFSWGFGFKEFARPAIGRKVDDSFGLSLMGPVFFLAFSMFGFVLQLGSLVTEKELKLREAMTTMGVYDSAYWLSWLLWEGLLTFVSSLFLVLFGMMFQFDFFLKNNFVVVFLLFLLFQFSMIGVAFALSSFIRKSSSATTVGFLVFMISFITQSVTAFDFPYTKSQSIARRVAWSFFPPNTFSKGLNILFGAISSPGNSGMSWSERVIRQEDEVISINEIYIWLVGTFFFWFALALYFDNIIPNASGVRKSIFYFLKLSYWTGKDGNKVKEGSICSCIGSVPRVEHITPEDEDVLEEEILVKQQAMGGVVDPNIAVQIHGLAKTYPGTTKLGCCKRKKTAPFHAVKGLWMNIAKDQLFCLLGPNGAGKTTTISCLTGINPVTGGDAIIYGNSIRSSVGMSNIRKMIGVCPQFDILWDALCGEDHLHLFASIKGLPPASIKSIAEKLLADVRLTGAAKIRAGSYSGGMKRRLSVAIALIGDPKLVFLDEPTTGMDPITRRHVWDIIQESKKGRAIILTTHSMEEADILGDRIGIMAKGRLRCMGTSIRLKSRFGTGFITTVSFPENKNDGAGTSSEPLKRFFKEHLKVEPTEESKAFMTFVIPHDKEKLLTGFFAELQDRESEFGISDIQLGLATLEEVFLNIARRAELESATVEGTMVTLELESGISVEIPVGARFVGIPGTENAENPRGIMVEVYWQQDGSGSMCISGHSHEMQIPENAPVLYEPSSQVLGHGQRRVRGIVIDYESIN